DNA sequence from the Deltaproteobacteria bacterium genome:
CGTCGGCGCCGGCGCTGGCGACCGGTTCGGACGCGTCGCCGCACGCGGCCACCGCGGCGGTGGCGTCGGGCGGTCTGGCGATGGCGGGAGCGCTCGGCCGCTACCGGCGCGTCGCCGAACTCGGGCGCGGCGCGATGGGGGTCGTCTACCGCGCGCGCGATGCGGTGCTCGAGCGCGACGTGGCGCTCAAGATCATGACGCCTCAGATGCGCGCGCACCCGGTCGCGCTGCAGTTCTTCTTGCAGGAGGCCAAGGCCCTCGCACAGCTCAATCACCCGAACATCGTCACCGTCTACGACCAGGGGCAGGACGGCGACGAGGCGTTCATGGTCATGGAGTTCGTCGACGGCCAGACGCTCGAGGCGCTGCTCGCCGACCGCGCGCCGCTGCCGCTGTCGCGCGCCCTCGACATCGCCGACCAGCTGTGCCGCGGGTTGGCCTATGCCCACGCGCGCCACGTGATCCACCGGGACATCAAGCCGGCCAACGTGTTCGTCGCGCGCGACGGCACCGTCAAGATCGGCGACTTCGGCCTCGCCCGCGTCGTCCACGAGCTTCGCATCCAGCGCACCGAGGTTCGCGGCACGCCGCTTTACATGGCGCCGGAGCAGATCCACGGCGTGGACATCGACCATCGCGCGGACCTGTACGCCGCCGGTTGCACCATCTACGAGCTGGTGGCCGGGCGGCCGCCGTTCATCGAGGGCGAGGTGTTGTATCATCACCTTCACACCGAACCGGCGCCCCCGTCGCAGTACAACCCGGACGTGCCGGCCGCGCTCGACCAGCTGCTGCTGCGCTGCCTGGCCAAGGACAAGCACGCGCGCATCGCCCGCGCCGAGGACATCTGCGAGGCGCTGCGGCCGCTGCGGCAGCGCTACGGCTAGCGGCTGCCCCCGATGCAGGGCGCGTCAGGCGAGGCCCATGGAATCTCAGGCGGCGCGCGACGAAGGCGTTGGGCGGGGCGAAGGAACCGTGGAGCCACGCGGTATGAGGTCTCGGGGACCGGGTACGTGGCGTGCTGTAGGGAGGGACAGCCCTGCGCCGGGCCGGTTCACACGACGCGCAGTCGCACGCGCGGGCGCACGCCGGGGGACGCGGCGACCCGGGCGGCGACTTCGTAGGCGTCGCCGTCGTCGGAGATGCGCTCGAGCCGCACCGGCGCGATCACGTTGTCGAACGAGCCGGCGGCTGCGCGCACGCGCAGGTAGTTGTCGGTGTAGCCGGCGTCGCCCTCCCACAGGACGGGGCGCACGCTGCCGACGAAGCGGGCCAAATGGGCGCGCTTGAGCCGCGCGGCGAGCGCGTGCAACTCGCGGCTGCGCGCCTGCTTGACCGCGGCCGGCAGGTGGCCGGGCATGCGCGCCGCCGCGGTCCCGGGCCGAGGCGAGTACGCAAAGATGTGGATGTGGCCGAAGCCGATGCGTTCGGCGAATGCGAGGGTGGCGGCGTGGTCGGCGTCGGTCTCGCCGGGGAAGCCGACGATCAGATCCGTGGTGACGGTGAGGTCGGGGATCGCGGCGCGCGCCTCGGCCACGAGGCGGTCGAACGCGTCCGTCGAGCACCGCCTGGCCATGCGCCGGAGCACCGCGTCGCTGCCGCTTTGCAGCGGCAGGTGCAAGTGCGGCATCAACCGCGGGTTGCGCCACAGGTCGAAGAAGCCAGGCGGCAGGTCCCACGGCTCGAGCGACGACAGGCGCACGCGGGGGATGTCCGTGTCCGCGAGCACGGCGGCCACGAGCGCGCGCAGATCTTCGGAGCGGTCGGCGCCGAACCCGCCGAGGTGCACGCCGGTGAGCACGACCTCGCGATAGCCCGCGCGTTCGAGCGCGCGGATCTCGGCGACGACCTCGGCGATCGGGCGGCTGCGCTCGGCGCCGCGCGCGACGGTGACGATGCAAAACGTGCAGCGGTGGCGACAGCCGTCCTGGACCTTGACGAACGCGCGCGTGCGCCCCGCGCGCTCGGCCTGCGCCGCGGCCGACTCCGGCGCGGGCGCCTGCGCCGCCGGCCCGACCTCACCGGCCCAGTCGGCGAGTCGCGCCGCGAGCGCGTCCTTGTCGGCGTTGCCCACCACCCGGTCGACGCCGGCGAGCGCGGCGACCCGGTCGGGCTCGAGCTGGGCGTAGCAGCCGGTCACCACGAGCGGGGCCGACGGGTTCTGGCGGCGCAGCCTGCGGATGTGCTGGCGGGACTTGCGCGCGGCCTCGCCGGTGACCGCGCAGGTGTTGAGCACGAGGACGTGCGCGTACTCGGGGCGCCCCACGACCGTATGGCCGGCGCCGGCCAGCGCGCGGCTCCAGCTCTGCAGCTCGGCCTCGTTGAGGCGGCAACCCAGCGCGGTCACGAACACGTTCATCGGCGGGGATCCTTGTGGCACAGCTCGCGGCCGGCGACAAGCGCGACCCGGACGCCGCCGCGCCCCGTGCCGCCGCCGCGCGCGGGGCTTGCGCGCGAGGGTGATCGTGCCATAGAACCGCCCCCAAAGGAGCGGGCGGCGGCGGACCGGGACGACACGACACGATAGGGGGCTTACGTGAGCACGAGGATGTGGATTGCGGCGATGGTGGCGGCCGCCGGGCTGCCCGCGGCTGCGCACGCCGGCGACACGGTGACCGCGCAGGCCGAGGACCCGCGCGCGGTCGGTGGCTGGGCGTTCGGCGTGCGGGGTGGGGTGACGCTCGGCACCCAGGCCCGCGCGCGCTTCGGCGACTACCCGGCAAACGGGCTCCTCGTCGGCCATCAGGGCGTCGCGCTCGGCGGCTTCGGCACCTACTACCTGCGATCCGACGTGCAGCTCCAGATCGAGTTGATGATGTTCGAAAAGGGCGTCGACTTCGACAACGACGCCCTGCACACGACCGTCGACGAGGGGTTGATCTACGTCGAGATGCCGGTATTGGCCCGCTATAGCTACGCCGTCGGCCGCCGGCTGCGCGCGTTCGGGTTCGCGGGACCCACGGTCGGCTGGCTGCTCGACTCCAAGGTCGACGAGCTGGCGGATCGCCGCCGGTCGTTCGACGTGGGCGTCATGGTCGGCGCAGGCGTCGACGTCCACCTGGGCGACCACCTGGTGATCTTCGATGTGCGCGTCAACCAGGGCCTGGTCGACACGCTCGACGACGACGAGCGCGACGTGGCCGAGCGCAACCGGGTCGTCGCGTTCCTGCTCGGATTCACGACCTGACGGCGATCGCGCGCCCCGGGCGCCGC
Encoded proteins:
- a CDS encoding PorT family protein — encoded protein: MWIAAMVAAAGLPAAAHAGDTVTAQAEDPRAVGGWAFGVRGGVTLGTQARARFGDYPANGLLVGHQGVALGGFGTYYLRSDVQLQIELMMFEKGVDFDNDALHTTVDEGLIYVEMPVLARYSYAVGRRLRAFGFAGPTVGWLLDSKVDELADRRRSFDVGVMVGAGVDVHLGDHLVIFDVRVNQGLVDTLDDDERDVAERNRVVAFLLGFTT
- the mtaB gene encoding tRNA (N(6)-L-threonylcarbamoyladenosine(37)-C(2))-methylthiotransferase MtaB produces the protein MNVFVTALGCRLNEAELQSWSRALAGAGHTVVGRPEYAHVLVLNTCAVTGEAARKSRQHIRRLRRQNPSAPLVVTGCYAQLEPDRVAALAGVDRVVGNADKDALAARLADWAGEVGPAAQAPAPESAAAQAERAGRTRAFVKVQDGCRHRCTFCIVTVARGAERSRPIAEVVAEIRALERAGYREVVLTGVHLGGFGADRSEDLRALVAAVLADTDIPRVRLSSLEPWDLPPGFFDLWRNPRLMPHLHLPLQSGSDAVLRRMARRCSTDAFDRLVAEARAAIPDLTVTTDLIVGFPGETDADHAATLAFAERIGFGHIHIFAYSPRPGTAAARMPGHLPAAVKQARSRELHALAARLKRAHLARFVGSVRPVLWEGDAGYTDNYLRVRAAAGSFDNVIAPVRLERISDDGDAYEVAARVAASPGVRPRVRLRVV